A genomic segment from Nicotiana tabacum cultivar K326 chromosome 9, ASM71507v2, whole genome shotgun sequence encodes:
- the LOC107793551 gene encoding uncharacterized protein LOC107793551 has protein sequence MDKSWILLRNRALPEYLNGVEQFLNFAFSNPNVGIRIQCPCTNCNHVRRKTREEVKIDILRWGIDPTYNRWIHHGESDSSSDDEINSSANSDLENDDATTFEMLHDMYHGVPTDNITHDQSDESAESRYEEPNAEAKSFYRLLKDAEQKLYPDCEKFSKLSFVMRLFQMKCLHSWSNTSLDSLLKLLSDVFPKGHVLPNSIYEVQKIIKDLGLDYVKIDACINNCILYRKEYADLEQCPKCGEKRWIVRKGENDDNEVASSKLNKRKKGIPRKILRYFPLIPRLQRLFMTKRTAENMRWHKNKRVDDGVLRHPADSLTWKTFDEKHLNFASDPRNVRLGLASDGFNPFGSMSNAYSMWPVFLIPYNLPPWKCMKQSNILLSLLIPGPKSPGMDIDVYLQPLVDDLKKLWEDGIETYDAFKQQNFQLRASLLWTINDFPAYAMLSGWSTKGKFACPVCHINTCSIYLKYGRKHCYMGHRRFLEINHPYRRTKSSFDNTREERPVPQALSGDDVLAQLNTSLQGSTGDNTRKRKRDAERRDNWKKKSIFFELPYWRTVLLRHNLDVMHIEKNISESVIGTLLDIDGKTKDTLKSRLDIQEMRIKKPLHPIKCGDKYILPPASYTMSKTEKIKFCQLIKDVKFPDAYASNISRCVNVKEARLFGLKSHDHHVIFQRIFPLIIKGILPKDAYDPLIELSLFFSDLCAKELHMDKLDKIDKSIRVTICKLERIFLPSFFDVMVHLAIHLAKEAKEGGPVQFRWMYFIERMLRTLKGYVRNMARPEGSIAEGYLAEECMAFCSKYLTDMETKENRPDRNSNSSNMDPNGLSVFNCRGKPFGGGDWTKLNDLEIKQAHFYILQNCAEIGPFIEEHLEILTKENSRNVAKRHKEEFPLWFQKKVIQLKDNGDSRITDQLLALARGPDLRVECHNGYVLNGFRFRTMASEKFLKTQNSGVVVKSDEYTENADYYGKIRRILEIQYLDKNSVTLFQCDWFEVPPQGRSQSRGYQRDEYGFICVDVTRLHYINDPFILGSQAQSVYYVKHDQNENWNAVVRVRLRNLYDLPEQDDETEPYQLTDLVEREEQNLQVESDTDMIRIQREDIDGLSVEAPSLNNEEEIDLEVVDESDHEDRDDSTDEEYFSEDEHDEKEDDDWL, from the exons ATGGATAAAAGTTGGATACTTCTTAGGAACAGAGCATTACCAGAATACTTGAATGGCGTGGAACAATTTTTAAACTTTGCATTTTCAAATCCTAATGTTGGTATAAGAATTCAATGTCCGTGCACTAACTGTAACCATGTGCGTAGGAAAACACGAGAAGAAGTCAAAATAGATATACTTAGGTGGGGTATAGATCCAACATATAATAGGTGGATTCATCATGGTGAGTCGGATTCATCTTCAGATGATGAAATAAATTCTAGTGCAAATTCAGATTTAGAAAATGATGATGCTACCACTTTCGAGATGTTGCATGACATGTATCACGGTGTTCCTACAGATAATATAACTCATGATCAGTCTGATGAGTCGGCTGAGTCTAGATATGAAGAACCTAATGCAGAAGCTAAGAGTTTTTATCGGTTGTTAAAAGATGCAGAGCAGAAGTTATATCCAGATTGTGAAAAGTTCTCGAAGCTCTCTTTTGTAATGCGTCTTTTTCAAATGAAGTGCTTGCATAGTTGGAGTAATACTTCATTAGACTCTTTGTTAAAACTATTAAGTGATGTTTTTCCCAAAGGACATGTGCTCCCTAATTCTATTTACGAAGTTCAAAAGATTATTAAAGATTTGGGTCTAGATTATGTGAAAATAGATGCTTGTATTAATAATTGCATCTTATATAGAAAGGAATATGCGGATCTTGAGCAATGTCCTAAATGTGGTGAGAAAAGATGGATAGTACGGAAAGGAGAAAATGATGACAATGAGGTTGCTTCAAGTAAATtgaataagagaaagaaaggaattCCTAGAAAAATTCTTAGATACTTTCCTTTGATCCCAAGATTACAACGGTTGTTTATGACTAAAAGAACCGCAGAAAATATGAGGTGGCATAAAAATAAGCGAGTTGATGATGGAGTATTAAGGCATCCAGCTGACTCACTGACATGGAAAACTTTTGATGAGAAACATTTGAATTTTGCATCAGATCCACGTAATGTAAGACTTGGACTTGCTTCAGATGGTTTTAATCCTTTTGGTTCCATGAGTAATGCCTATAGTATGTGGCCAGTATTCTTGATTCCGTATAATCTTCCCCCATGGAAATGCATGAAACAATCTAATATTTTGTTATCCTTACTTATTCCTGGCCCAAAAAGCCCTGGTATGGATATAGATGTGTATCTCCAACCTTTGGTTGATGATTTGAAAAAATTATGGGAGGACGGAATTGAGACTTATGATGCTTTTAAGCAACAAAATTTTCAATTGCGTGCTTCTTTGTTGTGGACAATTAATGACTTTCCAGCATATGCCATGTTGTCCGGTTGGAGCACAAAAGGTAAATTTGCTTGTCCAGTTTGTCATATAAATACTTGCTCCATTTACTTGAAATATGGTCGAAAGCATTGCTATATGGGTCATCGTAGGTTCTTGGAAATAAATCATCCTTATCGTCGGACCAAAAGTTCTTTTGATAACACAAGGGAAGAAAGACCTGTACCACAAGCATTGAGTGGAGATGATGTGCTTGCACAACTAAATACATCCTTACAAGGATCCACGGGTGACaacacaagaaaaagaaaacgagATGCCGAAAGACGTGACAACTGGAAGAAGAAAAGTATATTCTTTGAACTCCCATATTGGAGGACTGTATTATTGAGACATAATTTGGATGTAATGCATATAGAAAAAAATATTAGTGAAAGTGTGATAGGAACATTGTTAGATATTGACGGAAAAACAAAGGACACATTGAAATCTCGATTGGACATACAAGAGATGAGAATCAAAAAGCCTCTTCATCCAATAAAATGTGGGGATAAGTACATACTTCCTCCTGCTAGTTATACAATGTCCAAAACTGAGAAGATTAAATTCTGTCAACTCATCAAAGATGTCAAGTTTCCGGATGCTTATGCTTCTAACATTAGTCGTTGTGTCAATGTTAAGGAAGCTAGACTTTTTGGACTTAAAAGTCACGATCACCATGTTATTTTCCAGCGTATCTTTCCACTTATCATCAAAGGGATTTTGCCAAAGGATGCATATGATCCGTTAATTGAATTGTCATTATTCTTTAGTGATTTGTGCGCTAAAGAGTTACATATGGATAAGTTAGATAAAATAGATAAAAGTATACGAGTGACAATTTGCAAACTAGAACGTATATTCCTACCATCGTTCTTTGATGTTATGGTTCATTTGGCAATCCATTTAGCAAAGGAGGCAAAGGAGGGTGGTCCTGTTCAATTTCGATGGATGTATTTCATCGAGAG AATGTTGCGCACATTAAAAGGTTATGTACGCAACATGGCTCGCCCAGAAGGGTCAATTGCTGAGGGCTATCTTGCAGAGGAATGCATGGCATTCTGTTCCAAATATTTGACTGATATGGAGACAAAGGAAAATCGCCCGGATAGGAATTCTAATTCTTCCAACATGGATCCTAATGGCTTATCTGTATTCAACTGTCGTGGTAAGCCATTTGGAGGGGGTGATTGGACAAAATTGAATGATCTTGAAATCAAGCAAGCACATTTTTACATCCTTCAAAATTGTGCAGAAATTGGCCCTTTTATCGA GGAACATTTAGAAATATTAACAAAGGAGAATAGTAGAAATGTTGCCAAGAGGCACAAGGAGGAATTTCCTTTATGGTTTCAGAAAAAG GTGATACAATTAAAAGATAACGGTGACAGTCGAATTACTGATCAATTGCTAGCTTTGGCAAGAGGTCCAGATTTACGAGTTGAATGCCATAATGGATATGTCTTGAATGGTTTTAGGTTTCGAACAATGGCATCTGAGAAatttttaaaaactcaaaatagTGGTGTAGTTGTAAAGAGTGATGAATATACAGAAAATGCTGATTATtatggaaagataagaagaatACTAGAAATCCAATATCTGGATAAAAATTCAGTGACATTATTCCAATGTGACTGGTTTGAAGTTCCGCCTCAGGGTCGAAGTCAAAGTAGAGGTTACCAAAGGGATGAATATGGATTCATATGTGTGGATGTGACACGACTTCATTACATAAATGATCCATTTATTCTAGGATCACAAGCTCAATCTGTGTATTATGTAAAACATGATCAAAATGAGAATTGGAATGCAGTGGTAAGGGTAAGACTACGAAACTTGTATGATCTACCCGAACAAGATGATGAAACAGAACCCTATCAATTAACTGACCTGGTTGAAAGGGAAGAGCAAAATCTTCAAGTAGAATCAGACACTGATATGATTAGAATACAGAGAGAAGATATTGATGGATTGAGCGTTGAAGCACCTTCTCTCAATAATGAGGAAGAAATAGACTTAGAAGTTGTAGATGAATCGGATCATGAAGATAGGGATGACTCAACAGATGAAGAATATTTTTCTGAGGATGAACATGATGAAAAAGAGGATGATGATTGGCTATGA
- the LOC107793552 gene encoding uncharacterized protein LOC107793552 — protein MMTNAHVSESVESAGVISNPQPRQMRKGRGKTRGFSIQKKRKNNPNGKLEVIIPPDRTVAVGPGANNFVTELSVTVDQNAKHDVKTWKKVSDLAKERIVAHMLDAFEITDTQHTRETILHTANNLYRYRRSRLHDHFKKFATKEERLQNIPEDVTEVEWKFLVEYFDSDPFKRMSARNKINKEKQGINHICGRKSFGAVSFEERDAITGKEPNFQKLWEKTHMKNGHWVNDAAAELNDKVNELVAEQVQETEEGTDMDHIVNASFIKIVGEKSGYYRGQGSGLKLTNKRSMQGLQEQLQAHKKEVEEERHKRESVESKLKEVQEQLEEERKNLEVIKAHVGVMEVRVGREQKMLKEGMVGLASLIQGSKTRLPAALFNIITNLSGSDEASPASPTDDIMVVKDSWSKDIAEIHSLLHELVETLATSKPTPVEFQRFSTEDPELWISEEFYGTSENNKLLRASIYLEGEALEWFRWLLRNKQLTDWEHFVAKVRIRFRKQHLESPESHMATVKDYSTEIEAQMFDNMLHGCCYSKVFATKQSDVEVLNDKTESGLNNAKSKEV, from the exons ATGATGACAAATGCGCATGTTTCTGAAAGTGTTGAATCTGCTGGAGTAATTTCAAACCCACAACCAC GACAAATGAGAAAGGGAAGGGGGAAGACTAGAGGGTTTTCAATCCAAAAGAAACGCAAAAATAATCCCAATGGAAAGCTGGAGGTGATTATTCCACCCGATCGAACAGTAGCAGTTGGTCCTGGAGCTAATAATTTTGTTACTGAGCTTTCAGTCACAGTTGACCAGAATGCTAAGCATGATGTCAAAACTTGGAAGAAAGTTTCTGATCTAGCAAAAGAAAGGATTGTTGCTCATATGCTG GACGCCTTTGAAATTACAGACACGCAACACACTAGGGAAACTATCCTTCATACAGCTAATAATTTGTATCGATATCGTCGTAGTAGGCTCCATGATCATTTCAAGAAATTTGCTACAAAGGAGGAACGATTGCAAAACATACCAGAAGATGTCACTGAAGTTGAATGGAAATTCTTGGTGGAGTATTTCGACTCTGATCCTTTCAAG AGAATGAGTGctagaaacaaaataaacaaggaaaaacaaggaaTCAATCATATTTGCGGTAGAAAATCCTTCGGGGCAGTCTCTTTTGAAGAG agAGATGCAATCACCGGAAAAGAGCCAAACTTTCAGAAACTTTGGGAGAAAACTCACATGAAAAATGGTCATTGGGTCAACGATGCCGCTGCTGAATTGAAT GATAAAGTGAATGAATTGGTTGCAGAGCAAGTTCAAGAAACAGAAGAGGGTACTGATATGGACCATATTGTTAATGCGTCCTTTATAAAAATTGTTGGAGAAAAGTCAGGCTATTACCGCGGCCAAGGATCGGGACTTAAGCTAACAAATAAGCGATCCATGCAAGGGCTTCAAGAGCAACTGCAAGCGCACaaaaaagaggtggaagaagaacGCCATAAACGAGAGAGTGTAGAATCTAAACTTAAAGAAGTGCAAGAGCAACTTGAGGAGGAGCGAAAAAATCTAGAAGTCATTAAAGCTCATGTAGGAGTCATGGAAGTTCGTGTAGGACGTGAGCAGAAAATGTTAAAAGAGGGCATGGTGGGACTTGCATCCCTTATACAAGGTTCCAAG ACTCGACTTCCTGCTGCACTTTTCAATATTATTACAAATTTAAGTGGTTCAGATGAGGCAAGTCCTGCAAGTCCCACAGATGACATCATG GTCGTGAAGGATTCGTGGTCGAAGGATATCGCCGAAATTCATTCATTGTTACATGAGTTGGTTGAAACCCTTGCAACGAGTAAGCCTACTCCGGTGGAATTCCAACGATTTAGTACCGAGGATCCAGAGTTATGGATTTCTGAAGAATTTTACGGCACATcagaaaataataaattattacgCGCGTCTATTTACCTAGAAGGTGAGGCGTTGGAGTGGTTCCGATGGCTTCTCCGGAACAAGCAATTGACGGATTGGGAACATTTTGTTGCAAAGGTGCGAATTCGTTTTCGTAAACAACATCTCGAATCGCCGGAAAGTCACATGGCTACAGTCAAGGATTATTCTACTGAAATTGAAGCCCAGATGTTCGACAATATGTTACATGGATGTTGTTATTCCAAGGTATTTGCTACTAAGCAATCAGATGTTGAAGTCCTTAATGATAAAACGGAATCTGGTTTAAACAATGCAAAATCAAAAGAGGTTTAG